One part of the Haliotis asinina isolate JCU_RB_2024 chromosome 2, JCU_Hal_asi_v2, whole genome shotgun sequence genome encodes these proteins:
- the LOC137273106 gene encoding uncharacterized protein, whose amino-acid sequence MAQPEGQGAKGQRAPDSDNFFEFVENLTEVTTIPLESTSTGGKSNSMQGFRSETEGVKRKAASHRELDPAGEKQSPLDAILRSLLASQQAQSHTMAQISTALAKISNSAEKAEQDRESASGGQNKNKHGGAQEMEEGETSDEDEMDMLIHRCLDQGEETQTDDETDDFNSLMKDMTEFFGEEDKTGPVINSDLARSINDGLTKTPNLEKLKAIMEAYKRPKNLEYLMSPRVNAVIWHEARAMTRSKDINLQRIQNLLDKATTPVIQMMDSLMSAVVHKKDINPKELLGKTKDAVRMLVGLHSDINNTRRENFKPDLRGPYKRLCSVDTVATTNLFGDDLPKNIKDITECKELSNKLHSSEKQNRSFTAPSPSPRGHGGAHHGNRFRPYDSPYRGHKKGGFTKGKGQSSHSGTYGPTGRHNQGPFLGKRPTGSPWKKGDQRKQ is encoded by the coding sequence ATGGCGCAGCCAGAGGGGCAAGGGGCCAAGGGCCAGCGTGCACCCGATTCTGACAATTTCTTTGAATTTGTGGAAAACCTCACGGAGGTTACCACCATTCCTTTGGAGAGTACGTCCACGGGAGGAAAGTCAAACTCTATGCAAGGTTTCCGGAGTGAAACTGAGGGGGTCAAGAGGAAAGCCGCATCTCATAGAGAACTTGACCCCGCGGGGGAGAAACAGTCCCCCCTTGATGCCATTTTGCGCTCGCTACTTGCAAGCCAGCAGGCCCAGTCACACACCATGGCTCAGATCAGCACAGCGTTGGCTAAAATTAGCAACAGCGCGGAGAAGGCCGAACAAGACCGAGAATCGGCGAGTGGcggtcaaaacaaaaacaaacatggcggcgCCCAGGAAATGGAGGAGGGTGAAACGTCCGACGAGGATGAAATGGACATGTTGATACACAGGTGCCTTGATCAAGGGGAGGAGACGCAGACCGATGATGAGACCGACGATTTTAATAGTCTCATGAAAGACATGACGGAGTTTTTCGGGGAAGAAGATAAAACAGGGCCTGTGATTAACAGCGACTTAGCTAGGTCTATCAATGATGGGCTCACTAAAACCCCGAACTTGGAAAAACTCAAAGCCATTATGGAAGCTTACAAACGCCCTAAAAACCTGGAATACTTGATGTCACCCCGCGTTAATGCCGTGATTTGGCATGAGGCGAGAGCTATGACCAGGTCCAAAGACATTAACCTGCAACGGATTCAAAATCTGCTGGACAAGGCCACTACTCCGGTCATTCAAATGATGGACTCCCTTATGTCGGCAGTTGTTCACAAGAAGGACATTAACCCTAAAGAACTCCTGGGGAAAACCAAGGATGCTGTTAGAATGTTGGTGGGCCTACATAGTGATATCAACAACACAAGGCGAGAGAATTTTAAGCCAGACCTTCGTGGGCCTTATAAACGGTTGTGCTCAGTGGATACAGTGGCAACTACAAACTTGTTTGGAGATGACCTCCCAAAGAACATAAAGGACATAACAGAGTGCAAAGAACTGAGTAACAAATTACATAGCTCTGAGAAGCAAAATAGGAGTTTTACTGCTCCATCACCCTCTCCACGTGGACATGGCGGAGCCCACCATGGAAACAGATTCAGGCCTTATGACTCACCTTATAGAGGACATAAGAAAGGTGGTTTTACTAAAGGTAAAGGTCAGTCCTCTCACTCAGGCACATATGGACCTACAGGCCGGCACAACCAAGGACCTTTTTTAGGCAAGCGACCGACAGGGTCACCATGGAAAAAAGGGGACCAGCGGAAACAGTAG